The Pelobates fuscus isolate aPelFus1 chromosome 2, aPelFus1.pri, whole genome shotgun sequence genome has a segment encoding these proteins:
- the P2RY12 gene encoding P2Y purinoceptor 12 — MDSLVGYSGGREINTEFKFHNFTNHIGNLSGCSRENRVNQVIFPVLYSILFFVGIIMNGLAIRVLFQIPSNSNFIIFLKNSVISDSLMIMTFPFKILSDARLGLWSLKGFVCQVTSVIFYFTMYMSILFLGLITIDRYLKTVRPFNKTTNPLSAKILSAVIWIVMFSISLPNMILTNKTPTPKNVKKCAFLKSDFGLVWHEIVNFICQFIFWIIFAVIVVCYLLITRELLKSFKRTKREKTKSRKKVNMKVFIVIAVFFICFVPFHFARIPYTLSQTRDVFNCSAQNTLFYLKESTLWLSSLNACLDPLIYFFLCRSFRNSLAMMWKTKKVCGTFYIKPSILTRYSKRTDETHI, encoded by the exons ATGGATTCTTTGGTTGGTTATTCAG GAGGTCGGGAGATCAATACAGAATTTAAATTCCACAACTTCACAAATCACATTGGTAATTTGAGTGGATGTTCTAGAGAAAACCGTGTCAACCAAGTAATTTTTCCTGTTCTCTACTCTATCCTGTTCTTTGTTGGAATAATAATGAATGGCCTTGCGATTCGAGTGCTTTTCCAGATACCAAGTAATTCTAACTTTATCATTTTCCTGAAAAACTCAGTTATTTCGGATTCTCTAATGATTATGACATTTCCCTTTAAGATTTTAAGTGATGCAAGACTTGGGCTTTGGTCGTTGAAAGGTTTTGTTTGTCAAGTAACCTCTGTGATATTCTATTTTACAATGTATATGAGTATTTTATTCCTCGGACTCATCACTATCGACCGGTACTTGAAAACTGTCAGACCATTCAACAAGACAACCAATCCACTCTCGGCGAAGATTTTATCAGCTGTGATATGGATAGTTATGTTTTCAATTTCACTCCCCAATATGATTTTGACAAATAAGACACCAACTCCAAAAAATGTGAAGAAATGTGCCTTTCTCAAATCAGATTTTGGGCTAGTTTGGCATGAAATAGTGAACTTCATATGTCAATTTATCTTCTGGATAATTTTTGCAGTCATTGTAGTATGCTATCTTCTGATAACTAGAGAACTACTTAAATCCTTCAAAAGAACCAAAAGGGAAAAGaccaaatccagaaaaaaagtcaatATGAAGGTGTTTATAGTCATAGCAGTgttctttatttgttttgttcCATTCCACTTTGCACGGATCCCTTACACCTTAAGTCAAACCCGAGATGTCTTTAACTGCTCTGCACAGAACACTCTTTTCTACTTGAAAGAAAGCACCTTGTGGTTATCATCTCTAAATGCGTGCCTGGATCCTCTTATCTACTTTTTCCTTTGCCGTTCCTTTAGAAATTCTCTAGCAATGATGTGGAAAACAAAGAAAGTGTGTGGCACGTTTTACATAAAGCCAAGCATACTGACGCGTTACAGTAAGAGGACAGATGAAACACATATATAG